The DNA segment CGTAAAACTGAGGGTGCGTAAAATTCGACCTTGGTTGTTTACTTCAACTTCCTGATGGCCCATGGTGCCATGTAAGATATCTTCGTAATAGCGCTCTAAGCCCAATTTACCGATGTCACGCGTGGCTTTATAATCTTCCGACTTGCCTTGCTCGTCCAGATTAATTAAATCTTTGCGGTTAATTTTGGCAACATAGCCTAAAGAATGAGTGGTTAAATCGCCAAAAGGGTAATAGCGCTTTAATCGCGCTTCGATAATAACCCCTGGAAATAAGTGTTGGCTAACCGATATTTTCGCTACTTGTTCATCATTCAATCGAGAAATCAATTCAATAGGTTTGAAACGACGTTTGTAACGCATTGCCTCTAAAAACTTTACTTTTTGCTCTTCAGAAATTTCAACAATGCTACCAAGTAACTCAAGGGTTTTATTGATGTCTTTAACTTGCTCTGGGATAACTTCTAATGAATAAACCGGTTTGTTTTCAGCTAACAATACGCCATTTCGGTCGTAAATCAGCCCGCGATTAGGCGCTACTGGCAATAGTTTAATGCGGTTTTTATTTGATCTTGTTTGATACTTTTCAAACGAGTTCACTTCTAACTCGTATAAATTATTGAATAAAATCAGCAGCATAACCAATACACCTAAGAAGGTAATAAAGGCTCTACGGGCGAATAGGTTTGCCTCTGCACTGTGGTTTCTAATTGATACGTGTTTGATAGCCACTAACCCTTACTCACGATGATAAGGGTGGTTATTGTTGATACTCCAAGCACGGTACAAACTTTCTGCGATCATAATTCTTACCATAGGGTGTGGTAAGGTTAGAGCAGATAAAGACCACTTTTGTTCCGACGCTTTTATACAAGCGGGTGCTAAACCTTCAGGACCACCTACTAGCAAGGATACATCGCGGCCATCCATTTGCCATTTTTCCAGCTCTTTCGCCAGTTGGGGAGTTGTCCAGGGCTTACCTTCTACTTCTAAGGTAACGATGCGATTGCCTTTTGGAATAGCTGCTAGGGTCTGTTCGCCTTCTTTTTCTAAAATGCGAGCTATGTCAGCATTTTTGCCGCGCTTACCCGGAGTGATTTCGATTAAATCAAAGCTTAAATCACGAGGAAATCGACGAGAGTATTCGGCAAAACCTTGGGCAATCCAACTCGGCATTTTATTGCCTACGGCAATGAGGGTAAGGCGCATAGGATGTTATTCGTCAGTCCAAAGTTTTTCAATTTGGTAAAGGTCGCGAGTGTCATCAGTCATTACGTGCACAATTACATCACCTAAGTCGATCAGTGCCCATTCACCAACATCAGTACCTTCGATACCAATTGGCTTCATGTTTTCAGCTTTCATTGCCGTGTTTAGGTTTTCAGCAATTGATTTTACATGTCTTGACGAGTTACCAGAACAAATCATCATATAGTCTGTAAAACTGGCTTTTTCTGCGACGTTGAGAGTAATAATATCTCGGGCTTTAATGTCTTCTAGTTGTTCTTGTACAAATTCAACTAATTGTTCTGCTTGCAAAGTGTTTTCCTTAAGGATCTATAGCATTTATGGCTAAATGCAAAAATAACGGTTGCCAATTCAGGCGAAGTACTTATCAATTGTGCCTATTCTAACCCGAAGTGAGAAAAGTTAACAGAGGCCCCGAAAATTAACGATAAAGTTTATGATTCTCAATAAATTGAGCCACATCTGGTGATAAAAACTCGGCGCAATTTTCATTTTTACTGAGCTTTTCACGAATTAATGTAGATGAAATATCGACTTGGCAAGTTTCTAGTAATAAAATTTTGCCAGCGTTTTGTTGTTTCACCACATTAATGTTGTCGGTAATTCGAACTTGGATACCTTCATCGAGCAATTTGCTTAAGCAATAACCCGGCCGTGTTGCGACGACAAAATGACAAAGTGTTAGCAACTCTTGTATCTGGTACCAGCTAGGTAATGAAATTAATGAGTCGGTGCCGATAAAAAAATATAGCTTGGCATTAGGATGCAGCCGCTTTAACTCTTTAATTGAATCTATGGTATATGATGTTGAAGACCGATTTAATTCTCGTTGATCTAAGCTAAACAGTGGATGTGTTTGGCACACTAATTCAACCATTTCTTTACGTTGTTTGGTATTTGCAATGGTAGATGTCTTATGCGGGGGAATATGCGCAGGTACAAGTAGTACTTGATTTAAGCCGAGTTGTTTGGCGATGTCTTCACTGGGTTTTATGTGCCCTAAATGAATAGGGTCAAAGGTGCCGCCAAAAATGCCAATATGCTCTTGGCCTTTCATGCTAGGAGGAATACTCATAATCAAGTGACAGATGTTTGGTAACATCACCATAATATAACGTTAGGCACACATCAGATAATAAAATAAAATCGTCAAAATCACTGCTGGTTTTGCTGATCAAGTCGGTTTTAGCCAATCGCATTTTA comes from the Thalassotalea nanhaiensis genome and includes:
- the rlmH gene encoding 23S rRNA (pseudouridine(1915)-N(3))-methyltransferase RlmH, with product MRLTLIAVGNKMPSWIAQGFAEYSRRFPRDLSFDLIEITPGKRGKNADIARILEKEGEQTLAAIPKGNRIVTLEVEGKPWTTPQLAKELEKWQMDGRDVSLLVGGPEGLAPACIKASEQKWSLSALTLPHPMVRIMIAESLYRAWSINNNHPYHRE
- the rsfS gene encoding ribosome silencing factor, yielding MQAEQLVEFVQEQLEDIKARDIITLNVAEKASFTDYMMICSGNSSRHVKSIAENLNTAMKAENMKPIGIEGTDVGEWALIDLGDVIVHVMTDDTRDLYQIEKLWTDE
- the nadD gene encoding nicotinate-nucleotide adenylyltransferase, translated to MSIPPSMKGQEHIGIFGGTFDPIHLGHIKPSEDIAKQLGLNQVLLVPAHIPPHKTSTIANTKQRKEMVELVCQTHPLFSLDQRELNRSSTSYTIDSIKELKRLHPNAKLYFFIGTDSLISLPSWYQIQELLTLCHFVVATRPGYCLSKLLDEGIQVRITDNINVVKQQNAGKILLLETCQVDISSTLIREKLSKNENCAEFLSPDVAQFIENHKLYR